A segment of the Crassostrea angulata isolate pt1a10 chromosome 10, ASM2561291v2, whole genome shotgun sequence genome:
GTATAATGTATCGAGTATTAATATGTACTATTTCATTGTTATATAAATCTTACTTGTACAAGAAGGTTTAGGATGTGACCATGTACTATTTGACATACAGTGGATGTACACAGACCCAAGAAGATCATATCCTGGGTCACAGCTAAACATCAACACCGAGGCAAAATTAGTCCCACTTCCTTCAGTAATGTTCCTATTTCCATTGGCTGGATCACTTATTGGGCTGCATTGTTGAGCTGGAATATTAATTTATACCATTAATCCTTAATTCATCCCATTAATCATAAATCAGTACCTAGCTTTTGCATAATCCAGCTATGTTTTAAGtacaaaataacatttgttTACCGGTAAATTAATCGTGAATCAAGCATTGTCACAAAGAAGTTATAATAATCTTACAGTATTGTGAAGACAAGAGGCTGaactattattttttacttACCATTGCAGCTTGGCTTAGCCTCCCACATTCCATTCTCTTGACATTGGATGGTGGCTGATCCTCTAAGAGTGAAGCCACCTTTGCATTCATATGTTGCATTATCTCCTACCTTTCCACCTGTTGCACTTTTAAGGATTCCATTTTGAACAGCTGGGGGTGTGCTGCAGTATGTAACTGcaattgtcaaaatatcaaaaaattcattttttataatctTGTTTATtactttatctttttaaattattatgatTAGCAGAAAAGATCGTAAATTGTTATGTATTCGAAGAAGCATCAATTATTAaagtaaaaagatattaataaataaaacatttaactaCATGACAAACAAAACTTACTCTGGCAGTCAGGTATTCTTGATACATTCCACTTTCCTCCAGGTAAACATTTCAGAGCAACAGAACTTTCCCTGTTGTACTCCTCTTGTTTGAACGAGTATCCTGGTTGACAGGACAATTCAATTTCTGTGTTAAGGGCTTTGTACTTATCCGATACTGACTTTATGGTCCATTGTGAGAGTGTTAATATGGGGCAgtctaatgaaaaaaataaagatatgcatacaaatcattattttaaataatctaGCAAGATaatgtacatgtgtgtatatTAGTACATTGTTGTATATTGATCTACATATTTAAACAGTATGTTCCAACAGCCTTACCAACAGAGAACTCAGCCTTGAATCCTTTTTCAACCAATACCAGGTTGGACTTGAAGGTCACATTGAGGTATCCATTGGTAGAGCTAAATATTTCAGTAATGTCCGAAGTGCCTGTCAGCCCACTTCCAATGTGCAATGCTGTACCGGCAGTGTCATTGTAAAGCtagttaaagtttaaaattcaaatagcCAGTACCAATACATATGCCTGCAAGGTCAATACATTGGTTTATACAgataaacatttaataaaacaatgacTTACCTCTACATAATCAGAATTGCTTTTAAGTTTAAATTCTGTGAATCGTAGAGAAATAGGTTTAACTTCTCCTGTATTGCGTGTAAGAATCCAGGCACATGTGACATTGGAAGGATATCTGCCAACTTTATAGCCAGGTGAATAAATAGTTCCTTGTTGCTTCATCTCAATATTACAACCTTCATAGGCAATATAACAATCAGATTGAATTCTCAAAAGAAAAACCAAGAGGTTTAATCCATTTAAACACAGGAGTTAAATACTGCATGAAAAGTTATCAGGCGGAATTTGAGaatgtcaaaaataattttcaaagttgTACAATGTCAACAAAATCATATCAAAGGAAATGTTATCAATTTATATCTTACACCTATAGTACATATAGTAATTATGCAaggaattaaaaaacaaaattaaaataatgaacattttgaaaacataCAAATTTATACTACCTTCCTTGTATTTGAGCCGAAATCCTCGATACTTAGTATACTCATGCTCATCTGTTGAGAACACAACTCTAACAGATTTGCTTCTAGATATGTAGATTGGATGCATAGGAGTTTTATTCAACGTGAAAACTTGAGGTGCCATTAAGTCTTCTCCATCATAAACTTGAAGGGAACTGCTTGTAGGCAAATCTACCTCTAGAAACTGAGACAAAAAGAATTTGTgttaatgttttattcatattcaAGAGGGTTTTGGATGCcattcatctttaaaatgatCAGAACAAGAGTATGTTACAGCGTTGTGTACTATAAATGGAACtaagtattataaaaaaaactatagcaATTAACAAGTCAAAGTACAAGGACCTGCCATcccaaaaatttataaacatgcaGTACCAATTTTACCAACAagagaaaaataattgttagAAGCAATAGAAGTAATTTCCAATATTTATGATACAATACTAAGTATACAAAGTAAGGCTATCAAATATTAATGTCTTTGTTCTCAGCCCACATGCACACGTATCTGATTTAACTTTGCACATCTTAGACCAATACATTCAGTGCTAGGTAACGTTAACCATTTATTTGCTTTCCATTGTAAGAATTGCACATtgctaaaataaatgaaaaaatactgCATCTAATTATGAAATGTAAAGAACAATATATAACCGCCCGACCGCatctgtttttgaaaatattgaccAGATTTTTAGGCCTTACATATTACAGAAAACTAAATCAGTTTTCTCTGATTTTACATAATCTAACCCATAAATCCCACTAgtatgtacaaaatgtgtttgttgtACCTCCAATGACACTACTTGGTAAGAATCTGCTGTAATCAACCATTCTAGTTGTAATCCAAATGGAACAGCTGTCCCATACAATGGTGACTCCAGGTTCTGCCAGCTACTGCCTGCTGTCAGCTTCTTCATATTATTCCAAATCATCGCATCTCCAActagaaataaacaatacacacaCAGACAGATATAAATATAGAGggatataaataaatagatatatatatatatatatgtgtgtgtgtgtgtgtgtgtgtgtgtgtgtgtgtgtgtgtgtacatgatctttataaagaatttttataGATGTTCAAAGCTTATTTTGTAGCTACTCCCTGCATTGACCGAATAAAGGTATTTCAATCAACCAAAGCTACATTTGGCCAATGTTTCAATACTGCCTTGgacatttattaacatttaaatgcATGGTGACATCATCTTTCTTGCTTCGTTTTTTGCCTATTAGTTTGAGGCGGAAATTGTTATATAAATAGGGTATGTTTGAGGGGATATCAAtatcaactgttaccctcccaaacaggcactatttagtTTAGTATATCAAATGtcgtaatttaaagaaaaattaactgCTTTCCTATAGAAATGACTTGAATTCTTCGGCGAACCGTACGCCCAAATTTACACGCAAATGAATAATTGTCATGTTACCCATTgtcaagtgcgttgctaacgctgaggataataaacaaattattaactgcgtctaaaTAAATCAGATTTcggtatttaacatgaaagtataataatatatatcattatactttcatgtaagatactgaaatctgattggtttagatgaagttgataatccgttaaattaccctcagcgttagcaacacatttggcaacgggtaacacaacgaattgttacatgtgcgtaaattatgcgcgtacggtttgccgtagaattcacgtcatttttatataaaagcagGAAAATTTCTCTTATATTTAGAAATTCggtacaataaaataaatagtgcctgtttgggaggataacagttgaaattgacaccccttgaaaaccattgtcaaccgacgcgaagcaatGGTAActgcgttagcaacacactttgcaacgggtaacacaacgaattgttacatgtgcgtaaattatgcgcgtacggttcgccgtagaattcacgtcatttttatattaaagcaggaaaattttctcttctatttagaaattcagtataataaaatgaatagtgcctgtttgagaggataacagttgaaattgacaccccttgaaaaccattgtcaaccgacgcctCGCGTCGGTTGGCAATGGtgttctcggggtgtcaatttcaactgttaccacccccaaacaggcactatttatataatgttgcaggataaataaaatgcatgaaaactgtattgaaatataagcaatatttgggCAATATAGGATCGAAAATGTAAAGAGGGCACCGCAAGCCTTGCTCTCTATCACGTTTTCTTACCTTCGCCCATTTATATCTTATATTTCAATGTCCATGTATTTCATATTCTAATGTAATTATATTgaattattacctaatcaaagttGTTTTGTTGTCTAATTacagattaaatatttgagtataTTTTGTTTGCATATGCAGTTTTGCTTAACTATCGAATCCGTTCTATTGAACTGCTGGTCAATAGACAGCGATCTATTAGACAGTCGGTCCATAGACTTCAATCTATTAAACCGCCGGTCAATACACTGCAATCTCTTGGACCGGTAGCGTATTTTAGAACGCGTGTATTTTAAGGCTCCTGATTGATTTCACAGCAATGGGTAGAATGTCTTTTGTCTGTAcgtcatacgatatgacgtcataattaactttgacgtcacgatctgcatccTTTCGATAATTCTCTGGGAATGTAACGTAACGTTATAAGTGaccattaaaaaaaaccgcatgtttcctttatataGACGCTGATTTAAATATTAGTGATACCAAATTCACTATTATCGATATTGAGTGTCAGATAATTAGCATCTTTAAGCCTCGTATAAGGTAAATGACCATTTATAAACAAATGGTTTGGATATTCTCTTTTCTACGTGTaaactacaaaaaaaattagtctttaatgaaatgtttaatgagttgttttaatgcatgtaaaacttTGGCGCATGTAAACGATCAAAACAATCTTAGGGGCTTTTTTGTTGCGTAACGGCACAAAAAACCTTCTGTTATAAACAAATTGTCAACcctaaaatctaaaaaaaaaaaaaggaattaggtaataaaacaattaattaatgactgaacagtcaatagaccagaattttttccctcGATGCAGGGAACAGATCAGTGTGTTCTATTGCCTGAGGCCGTTCGCCTGTCATGACACATTCTTATGTCATAAGCAATAAATGTGTGAAGTTCGAACTCAATGTTtctctataaaaaaatatataaaacggATACAAATTTCGAACTTTTCCTGCTAGTGACCTTTAACTTGCCAAAATTACCTTGGGTCAATGTCATGACGCACCCTCGGGTCataaccatatatatatatatatatatatatatatatatatatatatatatatatatatatatatatatatatatatatatatgtgtgtgtagataaataaagccttggtaaaacaaaaaatacttaaataaataaaacaaaaataaatgacaacgttacaaacaacgtttttaattttgtattactgtctgaagagccgacatggctgaaagcgctaacagtaaacaatttatttaatttggactgtcgcattctgttttatttatttaagtatatatatatatatatatatatatatatatatatatatatatatatatatatatatttatatattgtttgtgAGGATTATAAAAAGTTGGTATCAAACAAAAGAACCATAATGCATATAGACACACCTGTTTCATAGTCTACAGTAAATCCACTTCTTATATTTATAGAACCATCCATGCTAAGCTGCATGATGATGTAATTGTTCTGGGAGTAGAATTCCTTATCTGATTGAAGACTTCCTGTTACACTTCCAAGAAAATTGCTCTCTTTTAAAGATATACCTCCCGTCCATACACTGAGCATATCAGCATTTTCCTCCAAATGAAAACTTGAACTTATCTATAACAAAGAATGAAAATTTTAGCACAATATTCGATAATAGCATAGAATTTTCATAGAAACAACATAAGTAATCCTGAAAGTTTCCCTTGCTTTAATTGTGTTCTAAATATTCCATAAAATATGGAACATTTCCATGTTaatgttgaataaaaaataaatactagaAGTTCAAAAAGAAAAGGATCAACTATCCACTTTAATGAAATCTTCTATTTATAcatgatatacaatatttataattacCTAATTACCATTGAATTCAAgataaatatatgataattttaattatgttttataattgataCTGCTGAAATCAAAGACTATATTAGTTGATGAAATTGAACCTAAACTATGTTTTACTCAAAATTAAAGATCTAAATCAACAAGTGCAAGCTTAGTTTAAATTTACAAAGTAAATAGTTTCATAAGGATCAAATTCAACTGAATTCCACAAATATTAAAGAGCCAATGATATGGTTgttatagttatatatatatatatatatatatatatatatatatatatatatatatatatatatatatatatatatatatatatatgtgtgtgtgtgtgtgtatgtgtgtgtgtgtgtgtgtgtgtgtgtgtgtgtgtgtgtgtgtgtg
Coding sequences within it:
- the LOC128164927 gene encoding sushi, von Willebrand factor type A, EGF and pentraxin domain-containing protein 1-like gives rise to the protein MLEKGKTGTITITSVDNNAFCTWTIQAPVGARIKITISSSFHLEENADMLSVWTGGISLKESNFLGSVTGSLQSDKEFYSQNNYIIMQLSMDGSINIRSGFTVDYETVGDAMIWNNMKKLTAGSSWQNLESPLYGTAVPFGLQLEWLITADSYQVVSLEFLEVDLPTSSSLQVYDGEDLMAPQVFTLNKTPMHPIYISRSKSVRVVFSTDEHEYTKYRGFRLKYKEGCNIEMKQQGTIYSPGYKVGRYPSNVTCAWILTRNTGEVKPISLRFTEFKLKSNSDYVELYNDTAGTALHIGSGLTGTSDITEIFSSTNGYLNVTFKSNLVLVEKGFKAEFSVDCPILTLSQWTIKSVSDKYKALNTEIELSCQPGYSFKQEEYNRESSVALKCLPGGKWNVSRIPDCQITYCSTPPAVQNGILKSATGGKVGDNATYECKGGFTLRGSATIQCQENGMWEAKPSCNAQQCSPISDPANGNRNITEGSGTNFASVLMFSCDPGYDLLGSVYIHCMSNSTWSHPKPSCTKIKCPLPEVMYGKVESSGVVKYKETAKLKCGAGFIVNGTSLSEKDVTCGNDALFSGLEPCVNKDECTGKPCESVLNTKCVDTVGSYFCKCKDGFSRLISSGPCRDIDECLVDDGGCSDTCTNNDGSYSCSCGAGYELYAYPDFNNISLADGETGTRAGDKIRINHTCVRVQCQKPVSLLDGKILSNKKLFYYEDQIDIECDHGYFLTTNTHTLKCESHGQWSADMLHCKKGSCVTPNLSADPNYNRIIPNDTSVDFGTDVTIECRYGTGFRNLSLYCGESGVTIYRLLGDNLTCPVIDCGLPEHVPGAEDYIYTDTLYGSSFNFSCITGLVRSGVSVNEDYTVTCQENRRWSFGNLTCAVGRCTDPGTPGGAVQEVRSYEVGELLRFKCLRPGYEPVPSAPLLCQQQDVNNAKWNATKIPICTG